One Dunckerocampus dactyliophorus isolate RoL2022-P2 chromosome 18, RoL_Ddac_1.1, whole genome shotgun sequence genomic region harbors:
- the LOC129171559 gene encoding cdc42 effector protein 4-like — MPILKQLVSGSSHKNRRSRTDLTREMISAPLGDFRHTMHVGRSGDAFGDTSFLSTRSGEPPAESTSFPSSPRPGLLSRTFRSSKRSQSVTRVDQQREHPLVVSDGSPTYVKNAMSLPFLNDEDRGDSMVAKSLSSSPLKQLGECDGGGAASANHFLEVDERQFGEATELPDSCRPSVGGMKHAESVLSFHVDLGPSMLGDILGVMEKEDDDLGYEEGKSSEGRASPPLSNHEEEEEEDHQKRMAVDEKEATQTTSLYPEPEIRGPYTPETRPKHLQHLDSCSVSSSGSAALDDRAHVYMADTDSATFSAPPEEESNFSSFLDDEDDEIRV; from the coding sequence ATGCCCATTCTTAAGCAGCTGGTGTCCGGCTCCTCCCACAAGAACCGACGTTCTCGCACCGACCTGACCAGGGAGATGATCAGCGCCCCGCTTGGTGACTTCCGCCACACCATGCACGTCGGCCGCAGCGGAGACGCATTTGGAGACACCTCCTTCCTCAGCACCCGCTCGGGAGAACCGCCCGCAGAATCCACCTCCTTCCCCAGTTCCCCCCGACCGGGCCTACTGTCACGCACTTTCAGGAGCAGCAAGCGTTCTCAGTCGGTGACCAGAGTGGACCAGCAGCGAGAGCACCCCCTGGTGGTCTCAGATGGGTCCCCCACTTACGTAAAGAACGCCATGTCTCTCCCTTTCCTCAATGATGAGGACAGAGGAGACAGCATGGTGGCCAAGAGTTTGTCCTCCAGTCCATTAAAGCAGCTGGGGGAATGCGATGGTGGGGGGGCAGCTTCCGCCAATCACTTCTTGGAGGTGGACGAGCGACAATTCGGGGAAGCGACTGAACTACCTGACAGCTGTCGCCCATCTGTAGGTGGAATGAAGCATGCCGAGTCTGTCTTGTCCTTCCATGTGGACTTGGGCCCTTCGATGCTGGGGGACATCCTGGGTGTGATGGAGAAAGAGGATGACGATCTTGGCTATGAGGAAGGCAAGAGCAGCGAAGGCCGTGCCTCGCCACCGCTCAGCAaccacgaagaagaagaagaagaagaccacCAGAAAAGGATGGCGGTGGACGAAAAAGAAGCAACTCAGACAACCTCCTTGTATCCAGAACCAGAGATTCGCGGGCCGTACACCCCCGAGACCCGACCCAAGCATCTGCAGCATCTGGACAGCTGTTCCGTTTCCAGCTCGGGCTCGGCTGCCCTGGACGACAGAGCCCACGTGTACATGGCCGACACGGACAGCGCCACCTTCAGTGCTCCACCAGAAGAGGAGAGCAACTTCTCGTCCTTCTtagatgatgaagatgatgagatCCGCGTATGA